The following are encoded in a window of Patescibacteria group bacterium genomic DNA:
- a CDS encoding glycosyltransferase, whose amino-acid sequence MKLLMISGDRSLAAGKRGAFYYMLEEFRKYWERVDIVCPQVTSYKLQDTNKLQDTSSKYRKVFDNVYVHPSSQAIIFQPWFILRKGQELHKEHQYDLMTVHEYPPFYNGIGARWLYNKIKVPYVIEFHHIVGYPKAADLKEAFYRFLYKIFVKYVCAKAKVVRVVNQKQTSGFLKKLGISEDKIKNIGSQYIDLEVFKPVDVEKKYDLVFAGRLAKNKNVKMLIEALKILKDRGKDLKCTIIGDGPEKENYQLSIINYQLQDSIKLTGWLPTAEDVAKTYNQSRLFVMPSLNEGGPRVCLEAMACGVPVVTTRVGVMIDVIKDGVNGMFCGWDAEDLADKIMKIREYENMKIGEAARKTVMRFERKEMIRNLAGEYQEIINKVDE is encoded by the coding sequence TTGGGAGAGGGTGGACATTGTGTGTCCACAAGTTACAAGTTACAAGTTACAAGATACAAACAAGTTACAAGATACAAGTTCCAAGTACCGAAAAGTTTTTGACAATGTTTATGTTCATCCGTCATCTCAAGCGATAATCTTTCAGCCATGGTTTATTTTGAGGAAGGGGCAGGAATTGCACAAAGAGCATCAATATGACTTGATGACGGTGCATGAGTATCCCCCATTTTATAATGGGATTGGAGCGCGGTGGTTATATAATAAGATTAAGGTGCCGTATGTGATTGAGTTTCATCATATTGTTGGCTATCCCAAGGCGGCTGATCTCAAGGAGGCGTTTTATAGGTTTTTATATAAAATTTTTGTGAAATATGTTTGCGCAAAAGCTAAAGTTGTGCGAGTTGTGAATCAGAAGCAGACAAGTGGATTTTTGAAAAAATTGGGAATTTCGGAAGATAAGATTAAAAACATTGGATCGCAGTATATTGATTTGGAGGTTTTCAAACCAGTGGATGTTGAGAAAAAGTATGATTTAGTCTTTGCTGGACGATTAGCGAAGAATAAGAATGTAAAGATGTTAATTGAGGCATTGAAGATTTTAAAAGATAGGGGCAAGGATTTGAAGTGCACGATTATTGGTGATGGACCCGAAAAAGAAAATTATCAATTATCAATTATCAATTATCAATTACAAGATAGTATTAAGCTGACTGGTTGGTTACCGACAGCCGAGGATGTTGCAAAAACGTACAATCAATCTAGACTTTTTGTGATGCCGAGTTTGAACGAGGGTGGACCGAGGGTGTGTTTAGAAGCTATGGCTTGCGGGGTGCCGGTGGTGACGACAAGAGTGGGGGTGATGATTGACGTGATTAAGGATGGGGTGAATGGCATGTTTTGTGGGTGGGATGCGGAAGATTTGGCTGATAAGATTATGAAAATACGAGAATATGAAAATATGAAAATAGGTGAGGCGGCGAGGAAGACGGTGATGCGGTTTGAGAGGAAGGAGATGATACGTAACTTGGCGGGAGAGTATCAAGAGATAATTAATAAAGTTGATGAATAG